GAGGACTAAGTTTTTCGAGACCTGGTTCATCGAGAGGGCAAAGCTGAGTAAGCCGATAGACGATTCACCGGAACTGCTCAAAAAACTCAAGGAGGAAGGACACACCGTTATTTCTTTCTCGGCCGAGGACTTCATAGATGGCATGAAGGTTAAAAGGCTCAAGATGGCAGGCCTGTACGACCTCTTCGATGACGTTATCGTCTTCGGTCGTGAAATGACGCTCGATGAGGCCTTCCGGCTCGTTAGGGAAAAATATGGAAACGAGACCTTTATCTGGGTGGACGACAAGCCCTGGCGCTTCATCGGCAGGGGCGATGAGAAAACCGAGTTCGTGTGGTACTACTTCCCCTTCACGGCCAGGTTCGTTGAAAAGAACCGTGAAAAACTTGCCCTAATTCCACACCTTCACGTCATAAGGGACCTCTGGAGTCTATTCGATGTGATTGAGAATGTGAAAAAGAGAAAAC
This genomic interval from Thermococcus sp. contains the following:
- a CDS encoding HAD family hydrolase, which encodes MIIAFDFDGTLVDSYSCIEEAFLRALEKRYRWLPGKKLWAKLLTKIELQFERPSLGGHKKTHKPPFFLRTKFFETWFIERAKLSKPIDDSPELLKKLKEEGHTVISFSAEDFIDGMKVKRLKMAGLYDLFDDVIVFGREMTLDEAFRLVREKYGNETFIWVDDKPWRFIGRGDEKTEFVWYYFPFTARFVEKNREKLALIPHLHVIRDLWSLFDVIENVKKRKHPEG